A part of Mustela erminea isolate mMusErm1 chromosome 9, mMusErm1.Pri, whole genome shotgun sequence genomic DNA contains:
- the SLC35F2 gene encoding solute carrier family 35 member F2 isoform X3, giving the protein MEAASPAGPRVPQPYAPGAAGALGSLLRGLKGQLFTWNILKTIALGQMLSLCICGTAITSQFLAEKYKVNTPMLQSFINYCLLFLFYTVTLAFQSGSDNLVSILKRKWWKYVLLGLADVEANYLIVRAYQYTTLTSVQLLDCFGIPVLMALSWFILYARYRATHFIAVAVCLLGVGTMVGADILAGREDNSGASLYAVSNVCEEYIVKKLSRQEFLGMVGLFGTVISGIQLLIVEYKDIAGIRWDWKIALLFVAFALSMFCLYSFMPLVIKVTSATSVNLGILTADLYSLFFGLFLFGYKFSGLYILSFTVIMVGFVLYCSVPTRTAEPADSDVPPVTSIGIDNLGLKLEENLPETYSAAL; this is encoded by the exons GAATATCTTGAAGACAATTGCCCTGGGTCAGATGTTGTCCTTGTGCATATGCGGGACAGCCATCACCAGCCAGTTCCTGgcagaaaaatacaaagtgaaCACCCCCATGCTTCAGAGCTTTATCAACTACTGCCTGCTGTTTCTCTTTTATACAGTGACGCTGGCGTTTCAGTCAG GTAGCGATAACCTTGTATCCATCTTGAAGAGAAAATGGTGGAAGTACGTCCTGCTCGGGCTAGCAGATGTGGAAGCTAATTACCTGATCGTCAGAGCATACCAGTACACCACTCTCACCAGTGTCCAG CTCTTGGACTGCTTCGGGATCCCTGTGTTGATGGCTCTCTCGTGGTTTATTCTTTACGCAAGATACAGAGCGACCCACTTCATCGCCGTGGCTGTGTGTCTGTTGGGCGTGGGGACGATGGTCGGAGCAGACATCCTGGCGGGGAGGGAGGACAATTCAG GCGCTTCCCTCTATGCTGTGTCTAACGTGTGTGAAGAGTACATTGTGAAGAAGCTGAGCAGACAGGAGTTTTTAGGGATGGTGGGCTTATTTGGAACAGTGATCAGCGGCATACAGCT GTTGATCGTGGAATATAAGGATATTGCCGGCATTCGGTGGGACTGGAAGATCG CTCTGCTGTTTGTGGCGTTTGCCCTCTCTATGTTTTGCCTGTACAGCTTCATGCCACTAGTGATTAAAGTCACCAGTGCCACCTCTGTGAACTTGGGCATCCTGACGGCCGACCTCTACAGTCTTTTCTTTGGACTCTTTCTGTTTGGCTATAAG TTCTCCGGGCTCTACATCCTGTCCTTCACCGTCATCATGGTGGGCTTCGTGCTGTACTGCTCCGTCCCGACGCGCACGGCTGAGCCGGCCGACAGCGACGTGCCGCCGGTCACCAGCATCGGCATCGACAACCTGGGGTTGAAGTTGGAGGAGAACCTGCCAGAGACCTACTCCGCCGCCTTGTAG
- the SLC35F2 gene encoding solute carrier family 35 member F2 isoform X1: protein MEAASPAGPRVPQPYAPGAAGALGSLLRGLKGQLFTWNILKTIALGQMLSLCICGTAITSQFLAEKYKVNTPMLQSFINYCLLFLFYTVTLAFQSGSDNLVSILKRKWWKYVLLGLADVEANYLIVRAYQYTTLTSVQLLDCFGIPVLMALSWFILYARYRATHFIAVAVCLLGVGTMVGADILAGREDNSGSNVLIGDILVLLGASLYAVSNVCEEYIVKKLSRQEFLGMVGLFGTVISGIQLLIVEYKDIAGIRWDWKIALLFVAFALSMFCLYSFMPLVIKVTSATSVNLGILTADLYSLFFGLFLFGYKFSGLYILSFTVIMVGFVLYCSVPTRTAEPADSDVPPVTSIGIDNLGLKLEENLPETYSAAL, encoded by the exons GAATATCTTGAAGACAATTGCCCTGGGTCAGATGTTGTCCTTGTGCATATGCGGGACAGCCATCACCAGCCAGTTCCTGgcagaaaaatacaaagtgaaCACCCCCATGCTTCAGAGCTTTATCAACTACTGCCTGCTGTTTCTCTTTTATACAGTGACGCTGGCGTTTCAGTCAG GTAGCGATAACCTTGTATCCATCTTGAAGAGAAAATGGTGGAAGTACGTCCTGCTCGGGCTAGCAGATGTGGAAGCTAATTACCTGATCGTCAGAGCATACCAGTACACCACTCTCACCAGTGTCCAG CTCTTGGACTGCTTCGGGATCCCTGTGTTGATGGCTCTCTCGTGGTTTATTCTTTACGCAAGATACAGAGCGACCCACTTCATCGCCGTGGCTGTGTGTCTGTTGGGCGTGGGGACGATGGTCGGAGCAGACATCCTGGCGGGGAGGGAGGACAATTCAG GCAGTAACGTCCTGATTGGTGACATCTTGGTCCTTCTAGGCGCTTCCCTCTATGCTGTGTCTAACGTGTGTGAAGAGTACATTGTGAAGAAGCTGAGCAGACAGGAGTTTTTAGGGATGGTGGGCTTATTTGGAACAGTGATCAGCGGCATACAGCT GTTGATCGTGGAATATAAGGATATTGCCGGCATTCGGTGGGACTGGAAGATCG CTCTGCTGTTTGTGGCGTTTGCCCTCTCTATGTTTTGCCTGTACAGCTTCATGCCACTAGTGATTAAAGTCACCAGTGCCACCTCTGTGAACTTGGGCATCCTGACGGCCGACCTCTACAGTCTTTTCTTTGGACTCTTTCTGTTTGGCTATAAG TTCTCCGGGCTCTACATCCTGTCCTTCACCGTCATCATGGTGGGCTTCGTGCTGTACTGCTCCGTCCCGACGCGCACGGCTGAGCCGGCCGACAGCGACGTGCCGCCGGTCACCAGCATCGGCATCGACAACCTGGGGTTGAAGTTGGAGGAGAACCTGCCAGAGACCTACTCCGCCGCCTTGTAG
- the SLC35F2 gene encoding solute carrier family 35 member F2 isoform X2: MPGRWGSPRPASCRCQAGPAGPRSSTERNILKTIALGQMLSLCICGTAITSQFLAEKYKVNTPMLQSFINYCLLFLFYTVTLAFQSGSDNLVSILKRKWWKYVLLGLADVEANYLIVRAYQYTTLTSVQLLDCFGIPVLMALSWFILYARYRATHFIAVAVCLLGVGTMVGADILAGREDNSGSNVLIGDILVLLGASLYAVSNVCEEYIVKKLSRQEFLGMVGLFGTVISGIQLLIVEYKDIAGIRWDWKIALLFVAFALSMFCLYSFMPLVIKVTSATSVNLGILTADLYSLFFGLFLFGYKFSGLYILSFTVIMVGFVLYCSVPTRTAEPADSDVPPVTSIGIDNLGLKLEENLPETYSAAL, encoded by the exons GAATATCTTGAAGACAATTGCCCTGGGTCAGATGTTGTCCTTGTGCATATGCGGGACAGCCATCACCAGCCAGTTCCTGgcagaaaaatacaaagtgaaCACCCCCATGCTTCAGAGCTTTATCAACTACTGCCTGCTGTTTCTCTTTTATACAGTGACGCTGGCGTTTCAGTCAG GTAGCGATAACCTTGTATCCATCTTGAAGAGAAAATGGTGGAAGTACGTCCTGCTCGGGCTAGCAGATGTGGAAGCTAATTACCTGATCGTCAGAGCATACCAGTACACCACTCTCACCAGTGTCCAG CTCTTGGACTGCTTCGGGATCCCTGTGTTGATGGCTCTCTCGTGGTTTATTCTTTACGCAAGATACAGAGCGACCCACTTCATCGCCGTGGCTGTGTGTCTGTTGGGCGTGGGGACGATGGTCGGAGCAGACATCCTGGCGGGGAGGGAGGACAATTCAG GCAGTAACGTCCTGATTGGTGACATCTTGGTCCTTCTAGGCGCTTCCCTCTATGCTGTGTCTAACGTGTGTGAAGAGTACATTGTGAAGAAGCTGAGCAGACAGGAGTTTTTAGGGATGGTGGGCTTATTTGGAACAGTGATCAGCGGCATACAGCT GTTGATCGTGGAATATAAGGATATTGCCGGCATTCGGTGGGACTGGAAGATCG CTCTGCTGTTTGTGGCGTTTGCCCTCTCTATGTTTTGCCTGTACAGCTTCATGCCACTAGTGATTAAAGTCACCAGTGCCACCTCTGTGAACTTGGGCATCCTGACGGCCGACCTCTACAGTCTTTTCTTTGGACTCTTTCTGTTTGGCTATAAG TTCTCCGGGCTCTACATCCTGTCCTTCACCGTCATCATGGTGGGCTTCGTGCTGTACTGCTCCGTCCCGACGCGCACGGCTGAGCCGGCCGACAGCGACGTGCCGCCGGTCACCAGCATCGGCATCGACAACCTGGGGTTGAAGTTGGAGGAGAACCTGCCAGAGACCTACTCCGCCGCCTTGTAG
- the SLC35F2 gene encoding solute carrier family 35 member F2 isoform X4: MLSLCICGTAITSQFLAEKYKVNTPMLQSFINYCLLFLFYTVTLAFQSGSDNLVSILKRKWWKYVLLGLADVEANYLIVRAYQYTTLTSVQLLDCFGIPVLMALSWFILYARYRATHFIAVAVCLLGVGTMVGADILAGREDNSGSNVLIGDILVLLGASLYAVSNVCEEYIVKKLSRQEFLGMVGLFGTVISGIQLLIVEYKDIAGIRWDWKIALLFVAFALSMFCLYSFMPLVIKVTSATSVNLGILTADLYSLFFGLFLFGYKFSGLYILSFTVIMVGFVLYCSVPTRTAEPADSDVPPVTSIGIDNLGLKLEENLPETYSAAL; encoded by the exons ATGTTGTCCTTGTGCATATGCGGGACAGCCATCACCAGCCAGTTCCTGgcagaaaaatacaaagtgaaCACCCCCATGCTTCAGAGCTTTATCAACTACTGCCTGCTGTTTCTCTTTTATACAGTGACGCTGGCGTTTCAGTCAG GTAGCGATAACCTTGTATCCATCTTGAAGAGAAAATGGTGGAAGTACGTCCTGCTCGGGCTAGCAGATGTGGAAGCTAATTACCTGATCGTCAGAGCATACCAGTACACCACTCTCACCAGTGTCCAG CTCTTGGACTGCTTCGGGATCCCTGTGTTGATGGCTCTCTCGTGGTTTATTCTTTACGCAAGATACAGAGCGACCCACTTCATCGCCGTGGCTGTGTGTCTGTTGGGCGTGGGGACGATGGTCGGAGCAGACATCCTGGCGGGGAGGGAGGACAATTCAG GCAGTAACGTCCTGATTGGTGACATCTTGGTCCTTCTAGGCGCTTCCCTCTATGCTGTGTCTAACGTGTGTGAAGAGTACATTGTGAAGAAGCTGAGCAGACAGGAGTTTTTAGGGATGGTGGGCTTATTTGGAACAGTGATCAGCGGCATACAGCT GTTGATCGTGGAATATAAGGATATTGCCGGCATTCGGTGGGACTGGAAGATCG CTCTGCTGTTTGTGGCGTTTGCCCTCTCTATGTTTTGCCTGTACAGCTTCATGCCACTAGTGATTAAAGTCACCAGTGCCACCTCTGTGAACTTGGGCATCCTGACGGCCGACCTCTACAGTCTTTTCTTTGGACTCTTTCTGTTTGGCTATAAG TTCTCCGGGCTCTACATCCTGTCCTTCACCGTCATCATGGTGGGCTTCGTGCTGTACTGCTCCGTCCCGACGCGCACGGCTGAGCCGGCCGACAGCGACGTGCCGCCGGTCACCAGCATCGGCATCGACAACCTGGGGTTGAAGTTGGAGGAGAACCTGCCAGAGACCTACTCCGCCGCCTTGTAG